The following is a genomic window from Amphiura filiformis chromosome 4, Afil_fr2py, whole genome shotgun sequence.
aaatttatttatttatttattattttaagatATCGTTGGTGAGGTCATTATAACTCAGTTGACTTGTGTTGTCCAACTCGTAACTGTATTCAGAAATGTTAACATCGAATGTGGTGTTATAAAATGCCTCCATTATTAAAACGATGGTCCACTGGagcagaacaaaatatttatatcaTCATTTCCTTTTCAATGTGTTCTTTGACGATACGTATAGCCTATACGTAACTGAGTAACGAAAATGCGTTTGTTCTGATaaagaaatcagaaaaagtaaGTTTATGACAAGGATCCATTTATCCGTTTCATGAAATCAGACGTGCAACTGATGAAATGATAATTATTCCTGTCACGACTTCGAGTCTTCCATAATGTATAATAAAATAATTCCGGATACCTACAGTTCTGTCCAATAATGCCTTACTTTCACACATTAAGTAAAGTAAAAGACACAATGGTATAGGCGTAATGATTCTGCTTGTCACACAATTATTACAGAATCCTTGTGAAATCAGATTTTACCATTGATGATAATAATACGTGTAGAGCATGGGATACAAATAGTTGCAGATTTCGACAGTTTTGTTCAACAATACGTTCTTTTTGCGTCGCATAGCAATTATTTCTTTCAAACCGACATTACTTAAGGTACCAAATCAGTCTTCTTCCTCTTAAAGTCCATTGTTATTTTTAAAGGTACATATCAGATTTTGTTGTCGCCAACCGATGGTATTGTACAATAGCAGAGCTGAAAGTtgtttttctcattcatttgtaATATGGGATCACTCGTTGGGGAAAATCTTTCATCAGCAAACTACATAAAAAGTTGACCCAAAAAAGCTCACTGACGAAGACTcgcgcctaagtttaacacccaGATTAAAACAAGATATAATATAGTATCAAGCATTGTGGTTTTCTCCTGATATTTGttgaaaaatgaaaatcattgcttttcatttggcacAGAAAATTTATTTTAACGTGAAAAGTTGTAGCGcacaattttgctcatttcaacaccgaattcgatcgggTTCCAGTGCAAAAATTAAATGAACGAGTGAGCTTTGTATTACAATAGCCAGCGAGTGAATGAGTGCAAAAGCTCTGTGTGTGCAGGTACGTTTTAGATGTTGATAACATTACAGTCTCGATAATATACCAGGGTCGTTCataaagttctacctccactatAATAACTTTGGTTATGTAAATGGTAGCTTCATCAAACTTAACAtgattatacatgtaaatatcaCCATACTATGTTGGTTTGGTGGAGGCGGAGAATGTATATTTCTATCATATCAATTATTCTTAGCACAGCGTCGTTGCCGTTATTATATGGAGTATATacggttctattttggaaataatgtgcttatttaagcatcaagcggcaagtttgcgcaaaagctggcaaccaaactATTTTGGTTAATCTGGGTATgctgccaagctatattggaacctCGTGACCCTAAAAAAGACCCCAAACCCCCTACATGTTCATACAGGGGGTAAAAATTAAACATACTCCAAATTcattaaaaacatgtcaaattatttgcctAGATCTAAGGTTCacaaaaatgtaatatatttgcGCGTAGGACACATAGTTACCAagctcaacaggtccaaggtcaatttgcatgttatacaggggtgaaaaatgTAAggtgctccgattttcgtaaaaattggTCCAATCTGTGCAaagattcaggaaaagaatagtttttactatctgcgatgttaTTTCAGAATAGGCctatagatgataaataaataaaaattccattGAATCATATGGAATCCAGCATATCTTTGGACTCTTTGCCGTGACACTATGCTAACTAGACATcccagatagtgcaaactattctttttctgaaacctctaagctaggcaaacaatttgcctcaacttttacAAAACTTGGAGTAActgtgaccttttgtgccccataacttcttaacgataggtcgtacacgcacaaacattacatttctgggatccacgTTAGGCCAGAACTATAATTTGACGTGTTTAATGGTGTCATTGGAATAAAATTGACTTTTGCCCCTTAtacgatcctatggggtcattgagAGGGCTTTTTGAGGGACATAGTCTCAAAATGTTGTTTGACAAACAACatattcgagttcagcatacccaaataaGCTGGTTTCCAACTTCTACacaaacttgccgctaggaacgcgatttttccaaaatggAAAGAGTCTTATATACGTTGTGTGTTGTTTTGTGACGTATCATGTACAATAAATAAACGTGGAGCGCCCTGCTCTCCGAACCGACGAGTCGTCTGCTCAAGGTTGGTTGTTACCGGTTCTTTATAAATCAAACCCTGAATTGCCCGCTATAAAATAAAACACGGTTCCAAAAGCGCACCAAAAGTATCAAATTATCCAAGAGATCTACTCTTTTGTGCATAAAAACGTAGTTGAACAATTTATGTATTTATACGCATTAATTTTTTCCCAGTGTATATCCTCATTTTATGTAATTAttgctaaattaaagggatgcaaCCACATCCTCTAAATCTAGTATAATCTCatttttgaggtcaaatttgggcaaaaatgctaagTGTTTTGCTCGCAGCAGAGGCATGTTACCTGAATACATTATTATATCAAGAACAAAGGCATAAACCAACACAATGAAAAGAAACCAGTAATCTCAgagcaaaaaataacaaaataatatcatagaaaatataaaaaatataatacaaagtaCAATGGATATAACTGCTGTTCAATTGTTATACTTTTTGAAAATGTTAGAAGATTGAGTTAACGGGATATTCCGCAGctccccactaaagattactcTTTTGGTTTTATAGTAATCAAGTTCcttataaatatgaaaataaataaatttaaaagagAGGAAGTGCAATTAAAAACAGATTGGCAGGCTAATTGgtcaaatgtaaatgtaaatttctTAGAATATTTCTTTGTCGAAGATTCCTTGTCAATTTgcctagaatttttttttttttttgcattgtatATGCTAACGACTATCGTTCGCCATTTGCACATTTCGTTACTGTGTCACGAAATGGTCAATTGCCATGTACAGTGTAGCATGACGTTCCTATTCGGGTTTTATGATTAATTTGAATACTAGTAATACTAATGACTTGGATATGAATCCATGTTGTATCAACATTCTCAGTGATATTGACTTACCTCAGCAACTTCAAACTTCAAGTGCACTAACTAAAGTccacacaaaaagtaacgcagctgttataaatacacctatagttTAGGAATTAGtagttgttttcacaatattacaacatagaaagaaggatggtgtatttacgcgcattttgataccccatttgtctatTGTCATTCAACATTAACAACACagaagtgcttttaaagaaaaatacccgggtttaaagttgcagtttacatcgatcaatggttattatgcaagcATTGTAGCACGTAAAATAATTATTgcttgcataataaccattgatcgatgtaaactgcaacttttaaacccgggtatttttctttaaatgcaCTTCTGTGTTGTTAATGTTGAATGAcaaatgagcgtaaataaatctTCCAtccctctatgttgaaatattgtggaaacaatcaTTAGTTCTAAAGCTGTAGGTGTTTTTAtgacagctgcgttactttttgtgtcgTCTTTACATGGACTCTGCCAGGTATCTCCACCTTGTGCTGATCTTTCACTGTTCTGAGTTCTCTCGATATGTAATGTATCAACCACAAAATCTACTCTGACTTCCTTCAGTCATTGCCATAGACAAAATTGTACTGCAAATATCTCAAAAAGGTATTTGCTAACCCTTTGTGATTGATGATCACAAAAGCAGAATGTTCTGGGAATTGACAAAACACTGTCATAATCTTCTGCAAATTTATGGCTAAGGCAGTTTTGTTAGTCTCCCCGTGTAATCTGTCTGGTGTTGACAGGGACCACCAAGGCAATAACCCCAGTGGAAGAGAGAGATTTTCTTCCACTTGCAAACTGCGCCGTTATGCCATCACTATCTTGCTGCCAAATGGAGATCTATCTGCTTTGTAGATGATTTCCTTCCCACGTGATTAAAAAACTTTCTTCTTACTCATATTGTCTATTCAGCTGATGGAATTTGTTTGCTGGGGGGTCTTCGCTAATCTCTCTCATCCTTGAAGGTGGAATAGATTTGCTCTCCAATCTCATACGCCATCATCAGATCAGAGTCAATTATCTGGGGCTTTCATTGCTGTAGAGATCCTTGTGAGGTCCTGCTTCTCTGAGATGAGAATGGGTTGATCCAATCATGGATGAGGCTGATGACAGGCGACTGACACTGCTTCATAATCATTTTGGATGCTGCTGTAGATCTGCATGGTAGAGTTCTGGTTTGTTACATTGTTGCTAGATATTTACACCGAAGGTAAAATTTTGAGCACCAGAAGGgtcaaaaattattattttaaatgaaatggtcaggtctcaaattgttcctttggcaaaattaAATCAAACCAAGATTAGTTTGCGTTGTTTTAAATGTATTGTTACAAAGGCAACATCACAAATGGTTCAACAGGGTTCAATGGACTCCTTTGCCCTgttacactggtaacaaacgaaCTGAGGTATTCtttgcttaatttttttttcaagctgAACAATTTCAGACCAATCAAAATCAAAGCATATCTCAATTTTTGACCCTGTGGAaaccaacatttgacctttgacctttcccTTATAGCTCAAGAACTGTACTGCGAATAtacaggtcaaactatacattttctgaatactTATGATGAGAGGAATGCACTGGAATGGGTTTAAACTTGGATGTGCATATGTTGTTCAAGAGGGTTTGTACATGTACAACAAAACATATTCCTGTCCAGGTCAAACCATACATCAACAGAATTTTAGTCATGTTGTATTTTAAGACAAGCGTTGATCCAATGTTCATGAAGAAATGGTTGAACTCGGTGGAGATACTCTTTGAGTCAGTAATAACTTCATTCATTTCtgtttcagattcagatttattgtattttcattcaatgaatgaaaaAATAGCATAATAATCGTAAATTAATATAGATACAACATGAGTGAGGGAGTTTCTATAAACCTAAAACCATTGTAGGATATCCGATACGAGGGAGAAATAATGGACATGTGCAGGAACGAAAGCACCGTAATTAACACGTCATATTAATTAGCAGCTACCTCTTGAGATAAATaacatcaaatagcaaaattattacacgaggggggggggggtcaaaataacattaaaaaaaattatcgacgcaaacatttacaatataataacaaacttgaacaaaatagacaattttgctgcacagtctcacgttgtttaccgcctttgcatatAAATTTACAGGAAGACATCCGCTATGTAAAAGGCCACTTTCATACAGCTAGACTTACTGCCATCACTGTCTAGCTGtgatggcagcgcggaggtggtcacgtgtgtatttataaatacgtttttataaatataatcaaaGCATACTGATTAGTATCCTTTAAACAACTACACAAATTGTATGGATGATAAATGCAAATAAATAATAGAATCAAAACTATAAATGCAAATAAATAATACAATCAAAACGTCAAAGAAGTCGAGTATGCTAAGTTCATGGCTAAGTAAGCAAAAGCTACTTTGTGAATACCAAATGAGAAAGGAAAATATTTATATGAGATATTATGAGATATTCCTCGTGACGTCCCTTGTCAAatgcagacacttttgggcaggatagtaaatggagaaatagccaaaaatctgccggggtgattttttcacaatttgggtttgttgcgaatttgtgatattattaatgtttaaatagtgatagtttcagatcggaatataagtGGCATCTTGTACTTTGTCAATAataggccgatatctcaatttcaaattctgTAATACCATGTAACTTACgaacttaggaatgtccgatttcaacggcgttgtggagcacaATATCTcttagatatgtaaaaacctcaaaattgataacctgcccaaaagtgtctccttttgacatgacacgtcacatattatgatTGGAAAAGTGGTTGTCCTTTAATAATAATCATCAATATCATTCgaattttaaaaccaaaatagGTAATCGCTTTATGGCAGAAAGCCTCTTCGCAAGTTATTGTGTTGCCATGAAGTTGTGTTTAGGGAGTGGCTATCAGATTGTCTTGAAATGGTAATCACAGATATTCAGTAAAAGACCTGTTCTTTCTTTAAACATAAAGTTGACAAGTTCAATATTGTACGTATCCTCAACAATAAgtaatacaagctgtatcaaaatgattggtacccatcagttttcattgatattaaatggatgagcctgacacatcagATTCaatataagatccaaataatttgtataataaattgtgtaacaagtcataaactatacattctggatattttaagagtatccaatgttgtatttggaagaggcaggcgtttcagtaaacatcaaaattgattggtaccaatcattttgatacaccctgtagaagAGTTTAACCTCAACACTACACTAtctttcgctcacctggaacgttttcaatagttcgactagcgtcttcaacagatggtgatgctgtgatgatatcttgtctacaatcgggatatccttCACTGATGACGCCatttgattgacagaatgacgtcataggatgttacgatatAGTGCCGCCCCCTGGGCATCAGCAGGTTATCCCAGATAGGGTCTATTTCGTCCTTTGtcacaagatatcatcacagcatcaccacctgttgaagacgctagtcgaactagtgaaaacgatccaggtgagcgaaaaatagtgtagtgttgaagttaaactcttctaTTAtattatctaccactacgtatgaatatccactcgtatataatAAGAAGTGGTTTATTTATTCAGTCTTCTTTAGCCAGGATAGCCCAATTAGTGTATTTAGTTCGGAGCAAACATAGGTGCCATAGCAAAATATAGTATTAGGCGTTACAGaccacaaaagaattaaggtaccagttattttcacccctgtcaTGCCTGTATATTCTACACAATGACAGACATGTGATAATAAGAACCAGCAGCCAGTCAATATATTTacagctcggatttaagacctcattcgttgaaatcggaaAAGAAATGAAGACAATGGACAAAGAAATGAATGCCAAAGAATGAAgtggattcaaaagttgcagatctTAAAGCAGAGCTATTGTGGTACAGGTAATAGCTGCTGGTTTTGattgtgacatatttgtctttgttgaagacagggtgaacataactggtgccctatttgttttgtttttacagtCTGTATACTATATGGAACCCTTATAATACACATACATCAactataacatttaaaaataattcCAGTAAACattacatataacaacaataaatcattaAAAGTAGAAATTGAAATACAGTAACAATTTATAATGTGCCTTCCTTTGATACAATTATTATGTTTTAGTATGCTGTATATAATTTAAAATGATTGCAAACTGGTTACCGGATCATTTCCCCGGATCATTTCTGCGTAATTGTAAGGGGTCATCTGTCACTCTGTCATtatgaaaaattatttgaagaaatcaaagagcccttggAGTAAATATTGTAGTGTAATGATCGACAGAAACAATTGCAATCAATAGTGTTTACTATTTACTAGCGAACCATTGCTGAAGCTATTTCATCTGAAGCATTTTCCATCTTGATATCTTGTGCGTATGTCCGGGGCGTATGTACGctagcgctttgagcgaacactagcgatttgtagctgcgTCCACAGAAATCCGCACTGACGTTACTGCCagatcagtcatgtcagtgtggAAAATGTTTGAAAGACAGTCATTTTTCATCTCTTGCACCTACGGTGCTTGATCAAAATTCTTTGTGTAATTATCAACAAATGCAATAATAGCGTCGATTTCTTTTCGTTTGAAACTAAGTTTTCTCAAATGcatgtgttgaaatttttcaaaGTTAACCAAACTGTTCTTACAGCACATTTCAAGAAAGTCATCATTTCTATTCCATCGTCCGTTGTATTTGATTTCTAAGTACGCTAATTTCTGTAAATGATGAAGATTTTCAAATAGCGTTTTGATACCGCGTGGACCATAACATTGTGAAACGCCCGCACTCATCACACCTTCAGCCCATTTGGGTATATTTGTTCCATCATCATCAGTATTGTCATCATAAGATCGGATCATATGTTTTCCACTTATTAACAAAGTTGTTAGATTTTTCATGTGTTTGAACGGCAATTGCGATATTCCATTATCcgaaagctcactatcattcagATTGAGCTCTCGTAGATGCTCACAACTTTGAATAGAAGGGCAAAGTTTGGTCATTGCATTTCCTATATGATTCCCATGCAGATTTAGCACCTGAAGTTTCTTTAAGTTATTCAATGAGATGCTCAATATGGCGATCCCTTCTTTCTCAAGACTAACTCTTCGAAGAAGCAGTTTTTCTAACCAAGGAAGTTGGAGAAGGTTTTCGCAGATATCCTTAGTAGCTCTGCCAATCCTATTGTTCGACAGGTTTAACTCTTTCAATTTTGAAAGATGAAACAGACCATTTCCTATCAGTATAAAACCATCCTCAGTTATTTGTGACTCACGAAGATTCAGAACTGTAAGGTGTGGCAGATATTTGAACGCATTTATCAACAATCTAACACTCCCTACTGACACCTCAGATGTCATAGAATTCAGTCGTAAATGCTTCAATGGCAGTGGTGATTTTTTCTTGTCTTTCGTGGAAATCTTTGATGCTTTTCTGGCCTCATCATAAAGTACTGAAATTACCTCCTTGGCATCTTTGACTGCAAGTAATTCCAGATgtaatgtattcaaaattgaaagATGCTGTCGCAAATAGTAAGGAGAAACGTTATAGTTTACGATCGAAAGATTTCTCAGTTCCTTTGATTTTAACCAGTTTAATACATTGTCAGCCCAAAAAGGCAATAATTTCGACATCTTAGCACGGAGATACGGAATAGGTAGGTCGCTTCCTTCTCCAATTAGTGAGAAATgcgatattttcttcattttatataaatattttctcaagTTTTCGACACGAAGACATTTACACGCTATTGTTAGATGTGTAACATTGGGAGTATATAAACGAGAAAATATATCGGTGTATTCTCCTCTAAGAATTAAATGCTTCAAACGTATAAGTCGTGTTATATCAATTCCAACCATTTTTGTTACATAGAAGGAATTAAAAGGAAGTTCTAGATCAAGGGAATATAACTTTGAGACATTTTGCAGCAAATTATGAAGCACAGATTTGACAATTATTGAAAGTCTTTTGACGGTGATTTTTGCTGCAGTAATATCGCAAAGTATACTCTCATCTCCTAACGTCTTTTGACAGTTAATAAAGAAATCAAGTGCTGGTAAATATTCCTTGTTCTCTCCTAACTTGATCCAAAAAGGCTTTCTTTGAAATAGCGGCCTCAAGTGTTTGCATAGGTTTTCTGACTGCGACTCCGCCAATAATAAAAGACACAAAATCCAAGGGTCATTACTACACACAGTGCAGTCTAAACACGGATGTAAATCTGATTTCGGAAAACATCTAAGCAACAGGTCAACACAGTGTGGTATGATCATATCTGCCGCTTCGGCGCTTAAACCACAGCAATACTGTATAAGACAACTCATGTCTATGATATTTGACCCTGTTATTAAGTCCAGAAAGCCTTTAAACTTGTTCAAATTGCTTTTGGATAATCCGATCATGTATTTTGCCGCACAAAATTCCTGAAAATCTTTGTGTAGAAACGCCACTTTGTACTGAACTCGGCGATTACAGTAAATTCTTTCCATTACTAAGATTCCAATACTCAATGCTTCATTTAGAATTTCTGTTGGAAACTCATCTTTTTCAAACAATAATTTTGGCTCTGAAGTATCTGTAAGCAAACCTGTAAGTGCAACTTCGCCAACTGCAGTCACGATTACGTGCATTTCATGCCTTCGACCTATTCTGGCTTCTGCAAAAGAGTGATCATTGAGATATCGCATCGCTTCCTCAAAAACGTCAGTTGTTTTTTCTGGCAGATATCGTGACTCGTCCCACAACATGCACATCATGGTCAGCAAGATTGGTCGTTTAGACATTCCTTTAACAACTGGTTTATTGAGTAACTCCCGTAAAAACGGGAAAACCAATATATCTAATTTACCAACACATTCATTCTGATTTCCACGAATTGTATCCACAAATTGAGAGTATTCATCTTcctcaaatttgttaaaatccTCTTCTTCCGCTCCGTCCAAATATTTTTCATCTACCTCAAAAAACCTCGctacaaatttctgaacatcCAAAAATGACAATTGCATAAGTTCTACTTGAGCGCAATAACCATAATGGTTAACGTAGTTAGAAACTCTATACCGTCGTGTCGTGACCAACACACAGCTTTTATAGAGCCACCTGTTACTCAGCAGAATCTTGAATTGATTTTCTTCTGAGAGTGATTTTTCTCCCAGCCAAAGCGCTTCGTCGAATCCATCAAGGAGAAAAACAATCGAACTTGCATTTGATTCAATATAGGCCAGCAGTTTCTTTTTTGATACACGTGGCAGCAGCTGAGCTTGAATTGCATCTGCTAATGTCATTTGTGGTTGAACTTTGCGTAACTCGAGAAAAAATAACAAACGGTACTTTAAGAGACTTTCATTGTTCTGATCAGGACTTGCCCAATCATATGCAATCTTGGATAAGGTAGTTGTTTTCCCTCCTCCTGGGTCTCCTCTTATTAGAATACGATTTAACTTATGTTTATCATTATCTTTAAGTGAAAGTAGGTCAATATATGATTCCAATCTTCTCTTCTTAATCTCCCTTGATGACTTGTCTTCGTATAACATTTGAAGATTAACAAAGAGGTCCTTAATTTGTCTGAACTTTTCTGGCATACCTGGAAGTAATGTTATTTTTCCACGCGAATGTCTATAATAGTTCATCAGTTGATCCCTACAATCATCCTCGTTAAATGGGAGTTCATCTGAAAAATAAGGAAAGTATTGTTATAATTGgatttttgatattaaatatcAGTTGCAAATTTCCAGAATCGTTTTGAAATTCAGGTATGTTTCTGTTTGCGATCATGAAGTTTTCGAAACATACTTCAACTTTCGGCCTTTGTCGCAAGTAAATGACAAACATATAAAGAAAACATTATGTGAACTGGAAAACATCACTCAAGTACATCAACCCGACCATAATTAATAGCAGACATTTGATTTTGTATCCAGAAACCGAAAGTCTTGAAAACACCAATGTATTAGAGTGACCATTAAGTCATAAAATTAGCTAACTCAAATAGATTATTCTCATTAAATGGTGTTGTCAATTAAAACAAGAATTGATTTAATTTAGGTTTATTACAAACTCTAatagtgacccgcaggtcaaattgctagaaattTACATAAATCACACCTAAACAGGCACAATGCAATTtgaaggcagcagcttaatcagcgccaatattgcaacattgaagcaaacaactatacaaacatccaatcacATCCCATTCccataggcaatgaggataaagtgcctcgAGATAATACGTTGAACTCGgtacctatggattatgagtcgggcgccttatccactcggccacacgtgcccCTCAGACTTATTTCAGATATT
Proteins encoded in this region:
- the LOC140150733 gene encoding NLR family CARD domain-containing protein 4-like isoform X3, whose protein sequence is MWKEILKDISEEFETIAEDVMVIAEKVTHVDEKLDEITQDAQHTEERLDAVEKNIIQLDRELLGEKVEEISTATKVFQEDLATLKLEAARSTDVVKVEEKVKELSRTQEGACGKLEAVEEVVEKLFEVSREFEELKVDRTEKEDDELPFNEDDCRDQLMNYYRHSRGKITLLPGMPEKFRQIKDLFVNLQMLYEDKSSREIKKRRLESYIDLLSLKDNDKHKLNRILIRGDPGGGKTTTLSKIAYDWASPDQNNESLLKYRLLFFLELRKVQPQMTLADAIQAQLLPRVSKKKLLAYIESNASSIVFLLDGFDEALWLGEKSLSEENQFKILLSNRWLYKSCVLVTTRRYRVSNYVNHYGYCAQVELMQLSFLDVQKFVARFFEVDEKYLDGAEEEDFNKFEEDEYSQFVDTIRGNQNECVGKLDILVFPFLRELLNKPVVKGMSKRPILLTMMCMLWDESRYLPEKTTDVFEEAMRYLNDHSFAEARIGRRHEMHVIVTAVGEVALTGLLTDTSEPKLLFEKDEFPTEILNEALSIGILVMERIYCNRRVQYKVAFLHKDFQEFCAAKYMIGLSKSNLNKFKGFLDLITGSNIIDMSCLIQYCCGLSAEAADMIIPHCVDLLLRCFPKSDLHPCLDCTVCSNDPWILCLLLLAESQSENLCKHLRPLFQRKPFWIKLGENKEYLPALDFFINCQKTLGDESILCDITAAKITVKRLSIIVKSVLHNLLQNVSKLYSLDLELPFNSFYVTKMVGIDITRLIRLKHLILRGEYTDIFSRLYTPNVTHLTIACKCLRVENLRKYLYKMKKISHFSLIGEGSDLPIPYLRAKMSKLLPFWADNVLNWLKSKELRNLSIVNYNVSPYYLRQHLSILNTLHLELLAVKDAKEVISVLYDEARKASKISTKDKKKSPLPLKHLRLNSMTSEVSVGSVRLLINAFKYLPHLTVLNLRESQITEDGFILIGNGLFHLSKLKELNLSNNRIGRATKDICENLLQLPWLEKLLLRRVSLEKEGIAILSISLNNLKKLQVLNLHGNHIGNAMTKLCPSIQSCEHLRELNLNDSELSDNGISQLPFKHMKNLTTLLISGKHMIRSYDDNTDDDGTNIPKWAEGVMSAGVSQCYGPRGIKTLFENLHHLQKLAYLEIKYNGRWNRNDDFLEMCCKNSLVNFEKFQHMHLRKLSFKRKEIDAIIAFVDNYTKNFDQAP